A genome region from Triticum aestivum cultivar Chinese Spring chromosome 2B, IWGSC CS RefSeq v2.1, whole genome shotgun sequence includes the following:
- the LOC123040850 gene encoding hydroquinone glucosyltransferase-like: MGSLTSTGPAPPRARPRPHVVLLASPGAGHFIPMAELARRLVELHGFAATIVTFTNLSGPAGQLLPRFPASVATAELPAVQMNDLPADAHDGLVLMELVRRSVPNIRALLRSINDDSSAAPLAALVPDFLCSVALPLAAELGVPGYLFIPSNLALVALTRHILELHEDAAPGEYRDLAVPLELLGGISLCREDLPDGCGSSRHPGYEQVVELGRRIRAADGLLVNTFYEMELGTAEAFKRLVVPEQAAGAFLFPPVFPAGPFVQRPDPDEAAAGASSPCLEWLDRQPVGSVVYVAFGSGGTLSLEQTAELAAGLEASGQRFLCVMRMPSTDGGSDEDDPLAWLPEGFLGRTRGRGLAVAAWAPQARVLSHTATAVFVSHCGWNSTLESVGCGVPMLAWPLYAKQRMNAVLLEERLGVALRVPAEVGCLVTRHEIATAVKELVEGDQKLRRQAEDLQKAAERAWSPEGPSRRALEEVAVKWKAALGRKSNTCSA; the protein is encoded by the exons ATGGGGTCGTTGACCAGCACTGGCCCCGCGCCACCCAGAGCGCGGCCGCGGCCGCACGTCGTGCTTCTGGCCAGCCCCGGCGCCGGCCACTTCATTCCAATGGCCGAGCTGGCGCGGCGGCTCGTGGAGCTCCATGGCTTCGCGGCCACGATCGTCACCTTCACCAACCTCTCCGGCCCGGCAGGCCAGCTTCTCCCGCGCTTCCCCGCCTCCGTCGCCACCGCCGAGCTCCCCGCCGTCCAAATGAACGACCTCCCCGCCGACGCCCACGACGGCTTAGTGCTCATGGAGCTCGTCCGCCGCTCCGTCCCCAACATCCGCGCCCTCCTCCGCTCCATCAACGACGACTCCAGTGCCGCCCCGCTCGCCGCGCTGGTGCCGGACTTCCTCTGCTCCGTGGCGCTGCCCCTCGCCGCCGAGCTCGGCGTCCCGGGATACCTCTTCATCCCTAGCAACCTGGCGTTGGTCGCCCTCACGCGCCACATCCTCGAGCTCCACGAGGACGCCGCCCCCGGCGAGTACCGCGACCTCGCGGTGCCTCTCGAGCTTCTCGGCGGCATCTCGCTGTGCCGCGAGGACCTCCCCGACGGGTGCGGCAGTTCCAGGCACCCGGGTTACGAGCAGGTTGTCGAGTTGGGCCGGAGGATCCGCGCTGCCGATGGCCTGTTGGTGAACACGTTCTACGAGATGGAACTTGGCACCGCGGAAGCGTTCAAGCGGCTGGTGGTACCGGAGCAAGCTGCGGGCGCGTTCCTCTTCCCGCCGGTGTTCCCGGCGGGGCCATTCGTCCAGCGGCCAGATCCCGACGAAGCCGCCGCGGGCGCGTCGTCGCCATGCTTGGAGTGGCTCGACCGTCAGCCGGTCGGTTCTGTGGTGTACGTCGCCTTCGGGAGCGGCGG aacacttTCTCTGGAGCAGACGGCTGAGCTCGCGGCCGGGCTGGAGGCGAGCGGCCAAAGGTTTCTTTGCGTCATGCGGATGCCAAGCACCGACGGCGGCTCCGACGAGGACGATCCATTGGCGTGGCTCCCCGAGGGCTTCTTGGGCAGGACGCGGGGCAGGGGCCTGGCCGTCGCGGCGTGGGCGCCTCAGGCGCGCGTGCTGTCCCACACCGCGACCGCCGTCTTCGTGTcgcactgcgggtggaactcgACGCTGGAGAGCGTGGGGTGCGGCGTGCCCATGCTCGCGTGGCCGTTGTACGCGAAGCAGAGGATGAACGCCGTTCTCCTGGAAGAGAGGCTTGGAGTGGCATTGCGAGTGCCAGCGGAGGTCGGATGCTTGGTGACCCGCCACGAGATCGCCACCGCCGTGAAGGAGCTCGTGGAGGGGGATCAGAAGCTGCGGCGCCAGGCTGAGGACCTGCAGAAAGCGGCAGAACGTGCATGGTCACCGGAGGGGCCGTCGCGCCGTGCGCTCGAGGAGGTCGCCGTCAAGTGGAAGGCGGCGCTTGGCAGAAAAAGCAACACATGTAGTGCATGA